The following proteins are encoded in a genomic region of Neisseria perflava:
- the yccS gene encoding YccS family putative transporter: MNTPPLKPLIIASLPVFASVFIAATLVWHFNTPKLVMPFVLGIIAGGLVDLDNRLTGRLKNIVITVALFTLSSLLAQSTIGTGVPFILAMTLMTFGFTILGTVGLKYRTFAFGALAVATYTTLTYTPETYWLTNPVMILLGTVLYSVNTLIFQIILPHRPVQETVANAYDALSNYFDAKADFFDPDEAAWLGNRQIDLAMSNTGVITAFNQCRGALFYRLRGQHRHPRTAKMLRYYLSAQDMHERISSAHVDYSEMAEQLKNTDLIFRIRRLLEMQGQACRNIAATLRNNKPYAYSKRLGRAMEGCRQSLGHFAETHADNANLHNIRRLLDNLSSVDYQLRQLQNDASLAENDNTDTRIAALENTKFRNIGETVLSQLNFDSGVFRHATRLSIVVAAACIIVEILHLNLGYWILLTALFVCQPNYTATKSRVYQRIAGTILGVIVGSLVPYFTPSVETKLWIVIASTTLFFMTRSYKYSFSTFFITIQALTSLSLAGLDVYHAMPIRIIDTIVGSVIAWAAATYLWPDWRYLTLSHTAAQTITANGRYLDAILDQLQNGSRDDFDYRLTRRQAHESTAALSSTLSDMSSNPKKYQDRLQDSFTLLKTSYALTGHISALGAYRDQVRIDGNDGFAPYAKLTHHIAELLTQMPQTDPEAFETAMTQIRQEFAELEQNTQAQQDHILKHQLDLIIRQLTPCYQALHRQADVEAV, encoded by the coding sequence ATGAACACTCCGCCGCTCAAACCTCTGATCATTGCCTCCCTGCCCGTCTTCGCCAGCGTGTTCATCGCCGCCACCCTCGTTTGGCACTTCAACACGCCTAAGCTCGTCATGCCCTTCGTACTCGGCATTATTGCCGGCGGTTTGGTCGACTTGGACAACCGCCTCACAGGCCGTCTGAAAAACATCGTCATCACCGTTGCCCTGTTCACCCTCTCCTCACTGCTTGCCCAAAGCACCATCGGCACAGGCGTTCCCTTCATCTTGGCCATGACCCTGATGACTTTCGGCTTCACCATCCTCGGCACCGTCGGCCTCAAATACCGCACCTTCGCTTTCGGTGCGCTCGCCGTCGCCACCTACACCACGCTGACCTACACACCCGAGACCTACTGGCTGACCAACCCCGTCATGATTCTGTTGGGCACTGTCCTATACAGCGTCAACACCCTGATCTTCCAAATCATCCTGCCCCACCGCCCCGTCCAAGAAACCGTTGCCAACGCCTACGACGCACTCAGCAACTACTTCGATGCCAAAGCCGACTTTTTCGACCCCGACGAAGCCGCATGGTTGGGCAACCGCCAAATCGACTTGGCCATGAGCAACACCGGCGTGATTACCGCCTTCAACCAATGCCGCGGCGCACTTTTCTACCGATTGCGCGGCCAACACCGCCATCCGCGTACCGCCAAAATGCTGCGCTACTACCTCAGCGCGCAAGACATGCACGAACGCATCAGCTCCGCCCACGTCGATTACAGCGAAATGGCCGAGCAGCTCAAAAACACCGACCTCATCTTCCGCATCCGCCGCCTGCTCGAAATGCAGGGTCAGGCATGCCGCAACATTGCCGCCACCCTGCGCAACAACAAACCCTACGCATACAGCAAACGCCTCGGCCGCGCCATGGAAGGCTGCCGCCAGTCCCTCGGCCATTTTGCCGAGACCCACGCCGACAATGCCAACCTCCACAATATCCGCCGCCTGCTCGACAACCTCAGCAGTGTCGATTACCAACTGCGGCAACTGCAAAACGATGCGTCCCTTGCCGAAAACGACAACACCGACACCCGCATCGCCGCCCTTGAAAACACCAAATTCCGCAATATCGGCGAGACCGTCCTCAGCCAGCTCAATTTCGACTCCGGCGTCTTCCGCCATGCCACCCGCCTCTCCATCGTCGTGGCCGCGGCCTGCATCATTGTCGAAATCCTTCATCTCAATCTCGGCTACTGGATTCTGCTGACCGCCCTTTTCGTCTGCCAGCCCAACTACACCGCCACCAAAAGCCGCGTGTACCAACGTATCGCCGGTACGATTCTCGGCGTAATTGTCGGTTCGCTCGTTCCCTACTTCACCCCGTCTGTTGAAACCAAGCTTTGGATTGTCATCGCCAGCACCACCCTGTTCTTCATGACCCGGAGCTACAAATACAGCTTCTCCACCTTCTTTATCACCATCCAAGCCCTGACCAGCCTCTCGCTTGCCGGTTTGGACGTGTACCACGCCATGCCCATCCGCATCATCGACACCATCGTCGGTTCCGTTATCGCATGGGCCGCCGCCACCTACCTCTGGCCCGATTGGCGTTACCTCACCCTCAGCCATACTGCCGCCCAAACCATTACTGCCAACGGCCGCTATCTCGACGCCATCCTCGACCAGCTGCAAAACGGCAGCCGCGACGATTTCGACTACCGCCTCACCCGCCGCCAAGCCCACGAAAGCACCGCTGCCCTCAGCAGCACCCTGTCCGACATGAGCAGCAACCCGAAAAAATACCAAGACCGCCTGCAAGACAGTTTTACCCTGCTCAAAACCAGCTATGCGCTGACCGGCCACATTTCCGCGCTCGGTGCATACCGCGACCAAGTCCGAATCGACGGCAACGACGGCTTTGCGCCCTATGCCAAGCTGACCCACCACATCGCCGAGTTGCTGACCCAAATGCCCCAAACCGACCCCGAAGCTTTTGAAACGGCCATGACCCAAATCCGTCAGGAATTTGCCGAGCTTGAACAAAACACACAAGCGCAGCAAGACCACATCCTCAAACACCAGCTCGACCTGATCATCCGCCAGCTTACCCCGTGCTATCAGGCATTGCACCGACAGGCCGACGTAGAGGCCGTCTGA
- a CDS encoding YggT family protein, translating into MRGDLLLLLADAIAILCITRFLLRYAGLAAEQPLLKFSIQATGWLTKPWQKAFPSGEKTDWYCLPSGFLVYYLACTAIIFISPALSISNKLILANFWFAALHMLKAAAYTLLIGLIIRMVFSIQGRYSPLTYAIERILQPLLKPFSFLRVGRYDFSGSLLALLLWLWLARWFPQLIQQTNLWLLQ; encoded by the coding sequence ATGCGCGGCGACTTGCTCCTATTATTGGCAGACGCTATTGCCATCCTGTGTATCACGCGCTTTTTGCTCCGATACGCAGGATTGGCAGCAGAACAACCCCTGCTCAAATTCAGCATACAGGCAACAGGCTGGCTGACCAAACCTTGGCAAAAAGCATTTCCATCCGGCGAGAAAACCGATTGGTACTGCCTGCCTTCAGGTTTTCTGGTGTACTACCTTGCCTGTACCGCCATTATTTTCATCTCGCCGGCGCTGTCCATCAGCAATAAGCTGATTTTGGCAAACTTCTGGTTTGCCGCGCTCCATATGCTGAAAGCCGCGGCTTATACATTACTTATTGGTCTGATTATTAGAATGGTGTTCAGTATACAGGGCCGCTATTCGCCGTTGACTTATGCCATCGAACGAATCTTGCAGCCATTGCTCAAACCGTTTTCCTTCTTACGCGTAGGACGATACGATTTTTCAGGCAGTTTATTGGCACTCTTATTATGGTTGTGGCTGGCCCGATGGTTTCCCCAACTTATCCAGCAAACCAACCTATGGTTGCTTCAATAG
- a CDS encoding type IV pilus twitching motility protein PilT — MQITDLLAFGVKNKASDLHLSSGISPMIRVHGDIRRINLPEMSSEEVGTMITSVMNDHQRKLYQQDFEVDFSFELPNVARFRVNAFMTERGPAAVFRTIPSTVLTLEELRAPRIFQKIAENPRGLVLVTGPTGSGKSTTLAAMVNYINETQPAHILTIEDPIEFVHQSKKALINQRELHQHTHSFTNALRSALREDPDVILIGEMRDPETISLALTAAETGHLVFGTLHTTGAAKTIDRIVDVFPAGEKEIVRSMLSESLRAIISQTLLKTRDGNGRVAAHEILISTPAVRNLIRENKIAQINAALQTGQAHGMQTLDQALQTLVRQGTISPELARSKAQNIENLSVF; from the coding sequence ATGCAGATTACCGACTTACTCGCGTTCGGCGTGAAAAACAAAGCCTCCGACCTCCATTTGAGTTCTGGCATTTCCCCCATGATACGCGTACACGGCGACATCCGCCGCATCAACCTGCCCGAGATGAGCTCGGAAGAAGTCGGTACCATGATTACCTCGGTCATGAACGACCACCAGCGCAAGCTCTATCAACAGGATTTTGAAGTCGATTTCTCATTTGAGCTGCCTAATGTTGCCCGTTTCCGCGTCAACGCCTTTATGACCGAACGCGGCCCGGCTGCCGTATTCCGTACCATTCCGAGCACCGTTCTGACGCTGGAAGAATTGCGTGCGCCGCGCATTTTCCAAAAAATTGCCGAAAATCCGCGCGGTTTGGTCTTGGTAACCGGCCCGACCGGTTCGGGTAAATCCACCACGCTGGCGGCGATGGTCAACTACATCAACGAAACCCAACCGGCCCACATTCTGACCATCGAAGACCCGATTGAGTTCGTCCACCAAAGCAAAAAGGCGCTCATCAACCAGCGCGAGCTGCATCAGCACACCCACAGCTTTACCAACGCCCTGCGTTCCGCACTGCGCGAAGACCCAGACGTGATTTTGATCGGTGAGATGCGCGACCCTGAAACCATCTCCCTCGCCCTGACCGCCGCCGAAACCGGCCACTTGGTTTTCGGCACGCTGCACACGACCGGCGCCGCCAAAACCATTGACCGTATTGTCGACGTATTCCCCGCAGGCGAAAAAGAAATCGTGCGCTCCATGTTGTCCGAATCCTTGCGCGCCATCATTTCCCAAACCCTGCTGAAAACCCGCGACGGCAACGGCCGCGTCGCCGCACACGAAATCCTGATTTCCACACCGGCCGTGCGCAACCTCATCCGCGAAAACAAAATCGCCCAAATCAACGCCGCCCTCCAAACCGGTCAGGCCCACGGTATGCAAACCCTCGATCAAGCCCTGCAAACCCTTGTCCGCCAAGGCACCATCAGCCCCGAGCTGGCACGCAGCAAGGCGCAAAACATCGAAAACCTCTCTGTTTTCTAA
- the proC gene encoding pyrroline-5-carboxylate reductase — MNIYFLGGGNMATAIAGGLVKQDGYRVHIVERGAERRAQLVQELGVATSENLPELSEDDILILAVKPQDMQAACQNIRLNGALVLSVAAGLSIDTLSHYLGGTRRIVRIMPNTPAKIGLGVSGMFADASVSETDRAAADGIMRSVGTTVWLNEEEQLHNITGISGSGPAYVFYLLGALQNAALAQGFNEQDARELSLATFKGAVALAEQTGEAFAQLQQNVTSKGGTTHEAIETFKVRHVAEAIEQGVEACVKRSQEMAQQYKAV, encoded by the coding sequence ATGAATATCTATTTTCTTGGCGGCGGCAATATGGCGACTGCCATTGCAGGCGGTTTGGTCAAACAAGACGGCTATCGTGTCCACATTGTCGAACGCGGCGCCGAAAGACGGGCGCAACTGGTGCAAGAATTGGGCGTAGCCACTTCTGAAAATCTGCCCGAATTGAGTGAGGACGACATCCTCATTCTCGCCGTCAAACCGCAAGACATGCAGGCAGCCTGTCAAAACATCCGTTTAAATGGTGCGCTGGTGTTGTCCGTAGCGGCAGGTTTGTCCATCGATACCCTCAGCCATTATCTGGGTGGCACACGCCGTATCGTACGCATCATGCCCAATACGCCGGCCAAAATCGGTTTGGGCGTATCCGGTATGTTTGCCGATGCAAGTGTTTCAGAAACCGACCGTGCCGCTGCAGACGGCATCATGCGCTCTGTCGGTACAACCGTTTGGCTGAACGAGGAAGAGCAACTCCACAATATTACCGGCATCAGCGGCAGCGGCCCCGCCTATGTTTTCTATCTGTTGGGCGCTCTCCAAAATGCGGCCTTAGCACAAGGTTTCAATGAGCAAGACGCACGCGAACTGAGCCTTGCTACATTTAAAGGCGCAGTGGCTTTGGCCGAACAAACCGGCGAAGCATTCGCACAATTACAGCAAAACGTAACTTCCAAAGGCGGCACGACACACGAAGCCATCGAAACCTTCAAAGTCCGTCACGTTGCCGAAGCCATCGAACAGGGTGTAGAAGCCTGCGTCAAACGTTCGCAAGAAATGGCGCAACAATATAAGGCCGTCTGA
- a CDS encoding type IV pilin protein yields the protein MYLKTFDGKRNGATVQRGYSLVQLLVVMLLVSILATVALTAYRESVRSANLRAAHAALLENARFMEQFYAKKGSFKLTSTKWPELPVKEAGGFCIRMSGQAKGILEGKFTLKAVALDREAEPRVLRLNESLTAVVCGKMKVKGSCRDGEEIFRGNDAECKPFMG from the coding sequence ATGTACTTAAAAACATTTGACGGAAAACGGAATGGGGCAACTGTGCAGAGAGGCTACTCATTGGTACAGCTGTTGGTGGTGATGCTGCTGGTTTCGATATTGGCGACGGTGGCATTGACCGCCTATCGGGAGTCAGTCCGTTCGGCCAACTTGCGTGCGGCTCATGCCGCGCTGCTGGAAAATGCGCGCTTTATGGAGCAGTTCTATGCGAAAAAGGGCAGCTTTAAGCTGACGTCGACGAAGTGGCCGGAGCTACCGGTAAAGGAGGCGGGCGGTTTCTGTATCAGGATGAGCGGTCAAGCTAAGGGTATCTTGGAGGGAAAGTTTACCTTGAAGGCGGTGGCGCTGGATAGGGAGGCGGAGCCGAGGGTGCTGCGCTTGAACGAGTCGCTGACGGCGGTGGTGTGCGGGAAGATGAAAGTGAAGGGCAGCTGTAGGGACGGTGAGGAGATATTTAGGGGCAATGATGCGGAGTGTAAGCCTTTTATGGGGTAG
- the pyrI gene encoding aspartate carbamoyltransferase regulatory subunit, which produces MENSKLSVEAIEQGTVIDHIPAGKGLAILRQFKLLHYGSAVTVGFNLPSKTQGSKDIIKVSGVWLDANAANRLALFAPEAVVNKIDQFKVIDKQHLSLPEEISEVFRCPNTNCASHGEPVISRFYVRSHNGQTRLKCHYCEKTFSRDSVAEA; this is translated from the coding sequence ATGGAAAACTCAAAACTTAGCGTTGAAGCGATTGAACAAGGTACGGTAATTGACCATATTCCTGCCGGTAAAGGCTTGGCCATTCTAAGGCAATTTAAGCTGCTGCATTATGGCAGCGCGGTTACGGTCGGCTTTAATTTGCCCAGCAAAACGCAGGGAAGCAAAGACATTATCAAAGTCAGCGGCGTATGGTTGGATGCCAATGCGGCTAACCGTTTGGCTTTATTTGCCCCTGAAGCAGTGGTAAACAAAATCGATCAGTTTAAAGTAATCGACAAACAGCATTTGTCATTGCCGGAGGAAATTTCGGAAGTGTTCCGCTGCCCGAATACCAATTGTGCCAGTCATGGCGAGCCGGTCATCAGCCGCTTTTATGTCCGTTCACATAATGGTCAGACGCGTTTGAAATGCCATTATTGCGAAAAAACCTTCTCGCGTGATTCGGTTGCCGAAGCCTGA
- a CDS encoding PilT/PilU family type 4a pilus ATPase: MSDLAPLHDLLSEMVQAYSQKNQAPHIPTPAEIGTHLHPLLDRMCEEAEKRNASDIFISAGFPPAIKVGGTLTPMPHKALTGADTAAIAESTMNPDQLEAFNRDWEINYSVQSRSNTRYRVNAYHEQGRVGMVLRRVSQDIPEMKTLGLPEKLQELALAPRGLLILAGPTGSGKSTTMASMLNYRNQKLPGHIVTIEDPIEFIYKPCRSIFTQREIGIDTDNWKIAVQSAMRQAPDVVCIGEVRSEESMEYALQLAQTGHLCVFTIHASTASQTIERIINFYPEDRRQQVLMDLALNLVGIIGQRLTIKKNRQRTAVTDLLLNTPAMQDLIFKGELLEIRDLMARSGSNGMQTFDQNLFNLYAQGQIELSEALRQAVSANDLRLRIQMHDEGNNTERLYDRISDLNLMT, from the coding sequence ATGAGCGACCTCGCCCCTCTGCACGACCTGTTAAGCGAAATGGTGCAAGCCTACTCACAAAAAAACCAAGCACCGCACATCCCGACCCCGGCCGAAATCGGCACGCATCTTCACCCCCTGCTCGACCGTATGTGTGAAGAGGCCGAAAAACGCAACGCATCCGACATCTTCATCAGCGCAGGCTTTCCCCCTGCCATCAAAGTCGGCGGCACCCTCACGCCCATGCCCCACAAAGCGCTGACCGGCGCGGACACCGCCGCCATCGCCGAATCCACCATGAACCCCGACCAGCTCGAAGCCTTCAATCGCGACTGGGAAATCAACTATTCCGTCCAATCGCGCAGCAACACGCGCTACCGCGTCAACGCCTACCACGAGCAAGGCCGCGTCGGCATGGTATTGCGCCGCGTCAGCCAAGACATTCCCGAAATGAAGACCCTCGGTTTGCCCGAAAAACTCCAAGAGCTTGCACTCGCGCCGCGCGGCCTGCTGATCCTCGCCGGCCCGACCGGTTCGGGTAAGTCCACCACCATGGCCTCCATGCTCAACTACCGCAACCAAAAGCTGCCCGGCCATATCGTCACCATCGAAGATCCCATCGAGTTTATCTACAAACCTTGCCGCAGCATCTTCACCCAGCGCGAAATCGGCATCGATACCGACAACTGGAAAATTGCCGTTCAAAGCGCCATGCGTCAAGCGCCTGACGTCGTCTGTATCGGCGAAGTCCGCAGCGAAGAAAGCATGGAATACGCCCTTCAACTGGCTCAAACCGGCCATCTGTGCGTTTTCACCATCCATGCCAGTACGGCCTCCCAAACCATCGAGCGCATTATCAACTTCTATCCGGAAGACCGCCGCCAACAAGTTTTGATGGATTTGGCGTTAAACCTCGTCGGCATCATCGGCCAACGCCTCACCATCAAGAAAAACCGCCAACGCACGGCCGTTACCGACCTCCTGCTCAACACTCCGGCCATGCAGGACCTGATTTTCAAAGGCGAATTGCTGGAAATCCGCGACCTGATGGCACGCTCCGGCAGCAACGGCATGCAGACGTTCGACCAAAACCTCTTCAACCTCTACGCACAGGGCCAAATCGAACTCAGCGAAGCCCTGCGCCAAGCAGTTTCCGCCAACGATTTGCGCCTGCGCATTCAAATGCACGACGAGGGCAACAATACCGAGCGTCTCTACGACCGCATCAGCGACCTCAACCTGATGACCTGA
- a CDS encoding phosphoglycerate kinase: MAFLKLTEQNVQGKTVLIRADMNVPFKDGNISNDTRIRASLASIKYCLDNGASVIVMTHLGRPTEGEFHPEDDVAPVAAHLGKLLGKDVKVLNDWRENKPTLNAGDVVMLQNVRINKGEKKNDLELGKAYASLCDVFVNDAFGTAHRAQASTEAVAQAAPVACAGVLMAGELDALGKALKQPAHPMVAIVAGSKVSTKLTILESLADKVDQLIVGGGIANTFLLAEGKAIGKSLAEHDLVEESKKIMAKMAAKGGSVPLPTDVVVAKAFAADAEAVVKDIADVAEDDMILDIGPKSAAALADLLKAAGTVVWNGPVGVFEFDQFAGGTKVLAEAIAQSDAFSIAGGGDTLAAIAKFGVTDQISYISTGGGAFLEFLEGKELPAVAALEKRGA, encoded by the coding sequence ATGGCATTTTTGAAACTGACCGAACAAAATGTTCAAGGCAAAACCGTTCTGATCCGCGCCGATATGAACGTACCGTTCAAAGACGGCAACATCAGCAACGACACCCGTATCCGCGCTTCGCTCGCATCCATCAAATACTGCTTGGACAACGGCGCGTCTGTGATCGTGATGACCCACCTCGGCCGTCCGACCGAAGGCGAATTTCATCCTGAAGACGATGTGGCACCTGTTGCCGCGCATTTGGGCAAACTGTTGGGCAAAGACGTGAAAGTATTGAACGACTGGCGTGAAAACAAACCGACTTTAAACGCCGGTGATGTCGTGATGCTGCAAAACGTGCGCATCAACAAAGGCGAGAAGAAAAACGACTTGGAGCTGGGCAAAGCCTACGCTTCTTTGTGCGACGTGTTCGTCAACGACGCATTCGGTACCGCCCACCGCGCCCAGGCTTCGACTGAAGCCGTTGCCCAAGCCGCACCGGTTGCCTGCGCCGGCGTGTTGATGGCGGGCGAACTTGACGCTTTGGGCAAAGCCCTGAAACAACCGGCTCATCCGATGGTTGCCATCGTTGCCGGCAGCAAAGTGTCTACCAAACTGACCATCCTCGAATCTTTGGCCGACAAAGTCGACCAACTCATCGTCGGCGGCGGCATTGCCAATACCTTCCTGTTGGCAGAAGGCAAAGCCATCGGCAAATCTTTGGCCGAACATGATTTGGTGGAAGAATCTAAAAAAATCATGGCGAAAATGGCGGCAAAAGGCGGCTCTGTTCCGCTGCCGACCGATGTGGTTGTCGCTAAAGCCTTTGCCGCTGATGCGGAAGCGGTGGTGAAAGACATTGCCGACGTTGCCGAAGACGACATGATTTTGGACATCGGCCCGAAATCCGCTGCTGCTTTGGCCGATTTGCTCAAAGCTGCCGGTACGGTTGTATGGAATGGCCCGGTCGGCGTGTTTGAATTTGACCAATTTGCCGGCGGTACCAAAGTATTGGCCGAAGCGATTGCCCAAAGCGATGCGTTCTCGATTGCCGGCGGCGGCGACACTTTGGCGGCGATTGCCAAATTCGGCGTAACCGATCAAATCAGCTACATCTCTACCGGCGGCGGCGCGTTCCTTGAGTTCTTGGAAGGTAAAGAGTTGCCTGCTGTTGCTGCTTTGGAAAAACGCGGCGCATAA
- the pyrB gene encoding aspartate carbamoyltransferase gives MPNPLYRQHIISISDLTTEQLELLLQTALKLKKQPREDLLEGKLIGSCFFEPSTRTRLSFETAVQRLGGKVIGFSDGANTSAKKGETLADTARIISSYTDAIIQRHPKDGAARVAAEFSSVPVINAGDGTNQHPSQTLLDLVTIYETQGSLSNLKIAMAGDLKYGRTVHSLCQALKRWGCEFAFVSPPSLAMPDYITEELEEAGCPYQILPDLEEAVEWADILYMTRVQRERFDEQEFAKIQGKFNLDASMLANAKPNLRVLHPLPRVDEIHPNVDKTPHAYYFEQATNGVYARMAILSLVLNEEV, from the coding sequence ATGCCTAATCCGCTTTATCGGCAACATATTATTTCAATTTCAGATTTGACGACGGAGCAGCTCGAATTACTGCTTCAGACGGCCTTGAAGTTGAAAAAGCAGCCTCGTGAAGATTTGCTTGAAGGCAAATTGATTGGTTCGTGCTTTTTTGAACCGTCCACTCGTACGCGTTTGTCTTTTGAAACGGCGGTACAGCGTTTGGGTGGGAAAGTTATCGGTTTTTCCGATGGTGCGAATACCAGCGCGAAAAAGGGTGAAACGCTTGCAGATACTGCGAGGATTATTTCCAGCTATACGGATGCGATTATTCAGCGACACCCGAAAGACGGTGCGGCCCGTGTGGCGGCTGAATTTTCGAGCGTACCTGTGATTAATGCCGGCGATGGTACCAACCAACATCCGAGCCAGACGCTTTTGGATTTGGTAACGATTTATGAAACACAAGGCAGTTTAAGCAATTTGAAAATTGCGATGGCCGGCGATTTAAAATATGGCCGTACGGTACATTCATTATGTCAGGCGCTGAAGCGTTGGGGTTGTGAATTTGCGTTTGTTTCCCCTCCTAGCTTGGCGATGCCGGACTATATCACTGAAGAACTGGAAGAGGCCGGGTGTCCTTATCAAATTTTGCCCGACTTGGAAGAAGCGGTCGAATGGGCGGATATTTTGTACATGACCCGCGTTCAGCGCGAACGTTTTGATGAGCAGGAATTTGCCAAAATCCAGGGTAAATTCAATCTTGATGCGTCAATGTTGGCAAATGCCAAACCCAATTTGCGCGTCTTGCATCCTTTACCGAGGGTAGATGAAATTCATCCGAATGTGGATAAAACACCTCATGCCTATTATTTTGAACAGGCAACCAATGGTGTGTATGCACGGATGGCGATTTTATCTTTGGTATTGAACGAAGAAGTTTAA
- the dksA gene encoding RNA polymerase-binding protein DksA, translated as MAKLTEQDILNWDGPEEDYMNSDQLAFFRELLVKMQEELIENANTTTGHLQEHESAPDPADRATQEEEYALELRTRDRERKLLNKVQATLRSIDEGDYGFCADTGEPIGLKRLLARPTATLSVEAQERRERMKKQFAD; from the coding sequence ATGGCAAAGCTGACAGAACAAGATATTTTAAACTGGGATGGTCCTGAAGAGGACTACATGAACAGCGACCAATTGGCCTTCTTCCGCGAACTACTGGTTAAAATGCAAGAAGAGCTGATTGAAAATGCAAACACCACTACCGGCCATCTTCAAGAGCACGAATCCGCTCCCGATCCTGCTGATCGAGCTACTCAAGAAGAAGAATACGCTTTAGAACTGCGCACCCGCGATCGTGAGCGTAAACTTCTCAATAAAGTGCAAGCGACTCTCCGCAGCATTGACGAAGGTGATTACGGTTTCTGTGCCGATACCGGCGAACCCATCGGCCTCAAACGCCTGCTGGCACGTCCGACCGCGACATTGTCCGTAGAAGCGCAAGAGCGCCGCGAACGAATGAAAAAACAGTTCGCCGACTAA
- a CDS encoding ComEA family DNA-binding protein: MKKFLFGAFAAVCAAFSLAAVNINTASSAELEALPGIGPAKAKAIVEYRQKNGTFKSVEELKNVKGIGDAVLNKLKAEATVSSAAPKAAQPAVKK, translated from the coding sequence ATGAAGAAATTTTTATTTGGTGCATTTGCCGCCGTCTGTGCAGCATTCTCTTTGGCCGCCGTGAACATCAATACCGCATCTTCTGCCGAACTGGAGGCTTTGCCGGGTATCGGCCCGGCTAAGGCGAAGGCGATTGTGGAATACCGTCAGAAGAACGGTACGTTCAAATCGGTGGAGGAGCTGAAAAACGTGAAGGGTATCGGTGATGCGGTGCTGAACAAGTTGAAGGCGGAGGCGACGGTTTCTTCTGCCGCACCTAAAGCCGCACAGCCTGCCGTGAAAAAATAA
- a CDS encoding YggS family pyridoxal phosphate-dependent enzyme codes for MSVLQQNYQDVCRAVEQAAKAAGRPADAVKLVAVSKTFPADDIREVYTAGQRDFGENYIQEWFEKTETLVDLPDIVWHVIGDVQSNKTKFVAERAHWVHTIGRLKTARRLSEQRPSEMPPLQVCIEVNIAAEEAKHGVAPDEAVELALEVAKLPNIKVRGLMCVAKADSSDDELRGQFHTMQRLLAELNAAGVEVDVLSMGMSGDMPIAVECGATHVRIGSAIFGKRHYPQ; via the coding sequence ATGTCGGTATTGCAACAAAACTATCAGGACGTATGCCGGGCGGTTGAACAGGCGGCTAAGGCTGCAGGACGGCCTGCGGATGCGGTGAAGCTGGTAGCGGTCAGCAAGACGTTTCCGGCAGACGATATCCGCGAAGTGTATACGGCCGGTCAGCGCGATTTTGGCGAGAACTATATTCAGGAATGGTTTGAAAAAACGGAAACGCTGGTCGATTTGCCGGATATTGTTTGGCACGTTATCGGCGATGTGCAGTCTAATAAAACCAAATTTGTGGCCGAGCGCGCACATTGGGTGCATACGATAGGCCGTCTGAAAACGGCGCGACGCTTGAGCGAACAAAGGCCGTCTGAAATGCCGCCGTTGCAGGTGTGTATTGAAGTAAACATTGCCGCGGAAGAGGCAAAACACGGCGTGGCGCCCGATGAAGCGGTCGAGCTGGCCCTTGAAGTGGCCAAGTTGCCGAATATTAAAGTGCGCGGATTGATGTGTGTGGCCAAGGCCGACAGCAGCGACGATGAGTTACGCGGCCAGTTTCACACCATGCAACGGCTGTTGGCTGAGCTGAACGCGGCAGGCGTTGAAGTAGATGTTTTGTCTATGGGTATGTCCGGAGATATGCCAATCGCGGTAGAATGCGGCGCAACCCATGTCCGCATCGGCAGCGCGATTTTCGGCAAGCGGCATTATCCTCAATAA